A single genomic interval of Eptesicus fuscus isolate TK198812 chromosome 10, DD_ASM_mEF_20220401, whole genome shotgun sequence harbors:
- the DYNLT1 gene encoding dynein light chain Tctex-type 1 isoform X1: MEDYQSAEETTFVVDEVSNIVKEAIESAIGGNAYQHSKVNQWTTNVVEQTLSQLTKLGKPFKYIVTCIIMQKNGAGLHTASSCFWDSSTDGSCTVRWENKTMYCIVSAFGLSI, translated from the exons ATGGAAGACTATCAGAGTGCGGAAGAG ACTACTTTTGTTGTTGACGAAGTGAGCAACATCGTGAAAGAG GCTATAGAAAGTGCCATCGGTGGCAACGCCTATCAGCACAGCAAAGTCAACCAGTGGACCACAAATGTAGTAGAACAGACTTTAAGCCAACTCACCAAGCTGGGAAAACCATTCAAATACATTG TGACCTGTATCATCATGCAGAAGAACGGAGCAGGACTGCACACGGCGAGTTCTTGCTTCTGGGACAGCTCTACTGACG GGAGCTGCACTGTGCGATGGGAGAACAAGACCATGTACTGCATCGTCAGCGCCTTCGGACTGTCCATCTGA
- the DYNLT1 gene encoding dynein light chain Tctex-type 1 isoform X2 encodes MEDYQSAEETTFVVDEVSNIVKEAIESAIGGNAYQHSKVNQWTTNVVEQTLSQLTKLGKPFKYIEERSRTAHGEFLLLGQLY; translated from the exons ATGGAAGACTATCAGAGTGCGGAAGAG ACTACTTTTGTTGTTGACGAAGTGAGCAACATCGTGAAAGAG GCTATAGAAAGTGCCATCGGTGGCAACGCCTATCAGCACAGCAAAGTCAACCAGTGGACCACAAATGTAGTAGAACAGACTTTAAGCCAACTCACCAAGCTGGGAAAACCATTCAAATACATTG AAGAACGGAGCAGGACTGCACACGGCGAGTTCTTGCTTCTGGGACAGCTCTACTGA